A window of the Vigna angularis cultivar LongXiaoDou No.4 chromosome 3, ASM1680809v1, whole genome shotgun sequence genome harbors these coding sequences:
- the LOC108325414 gene encoding homeobox-leucine zipper protein HOX11, with amino-acid sequence MELALSLGDTSKPFTFLDKPANLPSKDPPGFCIGPGKGFDDKRSDAEKRGSSDPPVQLDLLPFTPVLRSQPPSQLRIPWLTEPCGAARVLDVNLFPEDGDDGTSLSSPSSAVSPFQMDFSMRNGNAEFGGRNKREQQEGEGTRASDDEENGSTRKKLRLSKEQSAFLEESFKEHTTLNPKQKLALAKQLNLLPRQVEVWFQNRRARTKLKQTEVDCEYLKRCCETLTEENRRLQKELQELRALKTSQPFYMQLPATTLTMCPSCERVATNSTTTNQTSSTINNNASQIPVELSLSKPRILPFHNSQAPATQPQAQAQAHQIASS; translated from the exons ATGGAACTGGCTTTGAGCTTAGGCGACACTTCCAAGCCCTTTACTTTTCTCGACAAGCCTGCTAATTTACCCTCCAAGGACCCTCCTGGGTTCTGCATAGGACCGGGTAAAGGGTTTGATGACAAAAGAAGTGATGCTGAGAAAAGGGGTTCTTCAGATCCACCGGTTCAGCTTGATCTTCTCCCTTTCACTCCCGTTCTCAGATCCCAACCTCCTTCCCAGCTACGAATCCCTTGGCTCACTGAACCAT GTGGAGCGGCGAGGGTGCTGGACGTAAACCTTTTTCCGGAGGACGGCGATGACGGGACGTCGCTGTCGTCGCCTAGCAGTGCGGTGTCGCCGTTTCAGATGGATTTCAGCATGAGAAACGGTAATGCAGAGTTTGGAGGAAGAAACAAGAGGGAACAACAAGAGGGTGAAGGTACCAGAGCCAGTGATGACGAAGAAAATGGCTCAACCAGGAAGAAACTCAGACTCTCCAAAGAACAATCAGCTTTTCTCGAAGAAAGCTTCAAAGAACACACCACTCTCAATCCG AAGCAGAAACTTGCTTTGGCTAAACAGTTGAATCTCCTTCCTCGTCAAGTGGAGGTGTGGTTTCAGAACAGAAGGGCAAG GACAAAGTTGAAGCAAACAGAAGTGGATTGTGAGTATTTGAAGAGATGCTGTGAGACTCTAACAGAAGAGAATAGAAGGTTACAGAAGGAGCTTCAAGAACTTAGAGCCTTGAAAACTTCTCAACCTTTCTACATGCAGCTTCCAGCCACCACTCTCACCATGTGTCCCTCTTGTGAAAGGGTTGCCACAAATTCCACAACAACCAACCAAACTTCTTCCACTATCAACAATAATGCTTCTCAAATCCCTGTCGAGTTATCGCTCAGCAAGCCCAGAATATTGCCCTTCCATAATAGCCAGGCCCCAGCAACCCAGCCACAAGCTCAAGCTCAAGCCCACCAGATAGCCTCTTCATGA